A genomic stretch from Physeter macrocephalus isolate SW-GA chromosome 12, ASM283717v5, whole genome shotgun sequence includes:
- the KCNF1 gene encoding voltage-gated potassium channel regulatory subunit KCNF1 → MDGAGERSLPEPGSRGSRAGDDMEIVVNVGGVRRVLYGDLLSRYPETRLAELIDCLAGGYDTIFSLCDDYDPGKREFYFDRDPDAFKCVIEVYYFGEVHMKKGICPICFKNEMDFWKVDLKFLDDCCKSHLSEKREELEEIARRVQLILDDLGVDTAEGRWQRCQKCVWKFLEKPESSCPARVVAVLSFLLILVSSVVMCMGTIPELQVLDAEGNRVEHPALESVETACIGWFTLEYLLRLFSSPNKLHFALSFMNIVDVLAILPFYVGLTLTHLGARMMELTNVQQAVQALRIMRVARIFKLARHSSGLQTLTYALKRSFKELGLLLMYLAVGIFVFSALGYTMEQSHPETLFKSIPQSFWWAIITMTTVGYGDIYPKTTLGKLNAAISFLCGVIAIALPIHPIINNFVRYYNKQRVLETAAKHELELMELNSSSVGEGKTGGSRGDLDNLPPEPAGKEGLSWSSQLKISRSDTFIPLLTEEKHHRTRLQSCK, encoded by the coding sequence ATGGACGGGGCCGGGGAGCGCAGCCTCCCGGAGCCGGGCAGCCGGGGCTCCCGGGCGGGAGACGACATGGAGATCGTCGTCAACGTGGGAGGCGTGCGGCGGGTGCTGTACGGAGACCTCCTCAGCCGGTACCCCGAGACCCGGCTGGCGGAGCTCATCGACTGCTTGGCCGGGGGCTACGacaccatcttctccctgtgcgACGACTACGACCCCGGGAAGCGCGAGTTCTACTTCGACAGGGACCCGGACGCGTTCAAGTGTGTCATCGAGGTGTACTATTTCGGGGAGGTCCACATGAAGAAGGGCATCTGCCCCATCTGCTTCAAGAACGAGATGGACTTCTGGAAGGTGGACCTCAAGTTCCTGGACGACTGCTGCAAGAGCCACCTGAGCGAGAAGCGCGAGGAGCTGGAGGAGATTGCGCGCCGCGTGCAGCTCATTCTGGACGACCTGGGCGTGGACACGGCCGAGGGCCGCTGGCAGCGCTGCCAGAAGTGCGTCTGGAAGTTCCTGGAGAAGCCCGAGTCTTCGTGTCCGGCGCGGGTGGTGGCCGTGCTGTCCTTCCTGCTCATCCTCGTCTCGTCGGTGGTCATGTGCATGGGCACCATCCCCGAGCTGCAGGTGCTGGACGCCGAGGGCAACCGCGTGGAGCACCCGGCGCTGGAGAGCGTGGAGACGGCGTGCATCGGCTGGTTCACGCTGGAGTACCTGCTGCGCCTGTTCTCCTCGCCCAACAAGCTGCACTTCGCGCTGTCCTTCATGAACATCGTGGACGTGCTGGCCATCCTCCCCTTCTACGTGGGCCTCACGCTCACGCACCTGGGCGCCCGCATGATGGAGCTGACCAACGTGCAGCAGGCCGTGCAGGCCCTGCGGATCATGCGTGTCGCCCGCATCTTCAAGCTGGCGCGCCACTCCTCGGGGCTGCAGACCCTCACCTACGCCCTCAAGCGCAGCTTCAAGGAGCTGGGGCTGCTGCTCATGTATCTGGCCGTGGGCATCTTCGTCTTCTCGGCCCTGGGCTACACCATGGAGCAGAGCCACCCGGAGACCTTGTTTAAGAGCATCCCGCAGTCCTTCTGGTGGGCCATCATCACGATGACCACGGTTGGCTACGGGGACATCTACCCCAAGACCACCCTGGGCAAGCTCAATGCAGCCATCAGCTTCCTGTGTGGGGTCATTGCCATCGCCCTGCCCATCCACCCCATCATCAACAACTTTGTCAGATACTACAACAAGCAGCGAGTCCTGGAAACGGCAGCCAAGCACGAGCTGGAGTTGATGGAGCTCAACTCCAGCAGTGTGGGCGAGGGCAAGACAGGGGGCTCCCGCGGCGACCTGGACAACCTCCCGCCCGAGCCCGCCGGGAAGGAGGGGCTGAGCTGGAGCAGCCAGCTGAAGATCTCCCGCAGCGACACCTTCATCCCCCTGCTGACCGAGGAGAAGCACCACAGGACCCGGCTCCAGAGCTGCAAGTGA